The Garra rufa chromosome 18, GarRuf1.0, whole genome shotgun sequence genome window below encodes:
- the LOC141290578 gene encoding uncharacterized protein has protein sequence MKGLYILLLAQISLQLQCDKTKIHVPIGGTLMITCNYKINQFRFNNKYWCAGDSRSSCDILMDTDGYTHASYRTRAQIIDRVSKGLIVYIRDLKLDDSGIYWVAIDKIYADIMTRIQVTVTKVRNINFILEAVIKPHIWPLSSPVMTCWGQPSVFRCRSERGTDVRYTWYRVGHPNNIVLHHSTDLYLHCSNITEDSQLFCSAFNDVSSQSSEFVSLQLLQPADRDCVYLISSNGEINLYID, from the exons ATGAAGGGCCTGTACATACTGCTTTTAGCACAGA TAAGTTTGCAGTTACAGTGTGATAAAACAAAGATTCATGTCCCAATTGGAGGCACATTGATGATTACCTGCAACTACAAAATAAACCAGTTCCGATTCAACAATAAGTACTGGTGTGCTGGAGACTCCAGATCCTCATGTGATATTCTGATGGACACAGATGGATACACACACGCTTCGTACAGAACACGAGCTCAAATCATTGATCGAGTTTCTAAAGGTTTGATTGTTTATATAAGAGATCTAAAGTTGGATGACAGTGGAATATACTGGGTCGCGATTGACAAAATCTATGCCGATATAATGACAAGGATACAAGTCACAGTAACAaaag TGAgaaatatcaattttattttaGAGGCTGTAATAAAACCACACATTTGGCCTCTCAGTTCCCCAGTGATGACATGCTGGGGACAACCATCTGTGTTTCGCTGTAGGAGTGAGAGAGGAACGGATGTGCGATACACTTGGTACAGAGTTGGACACCCAAACAACATTGTCCTGCACCATTCCACTGATCTCTACCTCCATTGTTCAAACATCACTGAAGACAGTCAGCTTTTCTGCTCGGCCTTTAATGATGTCAGCAGCCAGAGCAGCGAATTTGTTTCTCTGCAACTACTTCAGCCTGCAGACAGGGACTGTGTTTATCTCATCTCATCAAACGGTGAGATAAACCTGTACATTGATTAA
- the ptpn22 gene encoding tyrosine-protein phosphatase non-receptor type 22 — protein MDAQAHILRDLLAKIASKEAEEEGAENGFAGEFLKLKRQSTKYRAERTYPTTAADKQDNVKKNRYKDIVPFDHSRVKLSLITSKHDTDYINASFIKGVLGTRAYIATQGPLPTSVLDFWRMLWEYNVQVIVMACREFEMGRKKCERYWPESKEDVFVCEPFTIYYESDENKGEYLTRTLKVTCKQVSRTLKQLHYVNWPDHGVPDSIPAILELLQDMRIYQDHDEIPICIHCSAGCGRTGALCAIDYTWNLLKRQMIPEDFSIFELVKDMRTQRPSVVQTKEQYELVYRTIRLLFERYLAAMNDTNREVPASPSPVTISSASELSDFSDSESETGTDFRALLRTEHRNKEMEIAMDELNHITHQVTSWPQPHSQPFSQEVISTKLTPADTLNAISEWAQIQDQMSFIAPTPQTDFTTCRSQRPEPSTSFNTDLTQAACSNYAISLVQDLRPNMKHLEFEENQDVSPAATDHNPVIPSTVCLTVEDPYFGLESPPASDNHSVMDSTIPETWLENPCFTIPSLTLNNQVLELPKHDCNDKGANTPSSDEDAPPPLPERTPESFILADEMNDISENTEMLTLVIPTSPGSENVNRDNPPSPVPPLPERTPESFEMATDKDLVQNVTQEKPQDVVMRVGKSLEWSGQTNEAQTDMKRSWSRSKSLKLRMSLPVAASSTPLSPIPITSHSPPPLLYKQPQESLLNTPTPHEQIFNSVPGTESVTPPLPERTPESFIFHTEKVADNSAPCQPAEAEQHRQRVGTSSEWSGSSQPRSFLEHSWSRSKSVRAKSSKQEPLSVAPLTLPVSVTIATGGREHQTTPSSQPAATENQSDKGGEKTSLVSKARTKSIKFLKGKQKPKTAPPPVPPPVPPSAQSPGPPQSVPPPYGGAVGFLFSFGSRFGKPKGPRNKPGTWV, from the exons ATGGACGCCCAAGCTCACATTCTGAGGGACCTATTGGCCAAAATCGCCAGCAAGGAAGCAGAGGAGGAAGGGGCAGAGAACGGCTTTGCTGGAGAGTTTTTG AAACTGAAGAGACAGTCTACAAAATATCGCGCGGAGAGGACGTACCCCACCACAGCCGCGGACAAACAGGACAATGTGAAGAAGAACAGATACAAAGATATCGTTCCCT TTGATCACAGCAGAGTGAAGCTCTCCCTCATCACATCCAAACATGATACAGATTACATCAATGCTAGTTTTATCAAG GGAGTATTGGGGACTAGGGCGTATATTGCCACACAAGGCCCGCTGCCAACCTCTGTGCTGGATTTCTGGAGGATGCTGTGGGAATACAACGTGCAA GTTATTGTGATGGCTTGCCGGGAGTTTGAAATGGGAAGG aaaaaatgtgAGCGTTACTGGCCGGAGTCAAAGGaggatgtgtttgtgtgtgaaccCTTTACCATATACTAT GAGTCTGACGAGAATAAGGGAGAATATCTGACACGGACGCTGAAGGTGACATGTAAACAA GTGTCTCGGACACTGAAGCAGCTGCACTATGTGAACTGGCCGGATCATGGAGTACCTGACTCCATTCCTGCCATCCTGGAGCTGCTGCAGGACATGCGGATTTACCAGGATCATGATGAGATTCCCATCTGCATTCACTGCAG TGCGGGCTGTGGAAGAACAGGTGCATTGTGTGCTATTGACTATACCTGGAATCTTCTTAAGAGACAG ATGATACCAGAGGATTTCAGTATCTTTGAACTGGTAAAGGACATGCGTACACAGAGGCCCTCTGTGGTTCAGACTAAG GAACAATATGAACTAGTATACAGGACCATCAGATTGCTGTTTGAGAGATATCTGGCAGCAATGAATGATACAAACAgagag GTCCCAGCTTCCCCCTCTCCTGTCACCATTAGTAGTGCGAGtgagctctcggatttcagcgACTCTGAATCAGAGACTGGGACAGACTTCAGAGCATTGCTTCGAACTGAGCACAG GAACAAAGAGATGGAAATCGCAATGGATGAACTTAATCACATCACACACCAAGTCACTTCTTGGCCACAGCCTCATTCTCAACCATTCAGTCAAGAGGTCATCTCCACAAAACTCACACCTGCAGACACGCTCAATGCAATAAGTGAATGGGCCCAGATTCAAGATCAGATGTCTTTCATAGCACCAACTCCTCAAACAGACTTTACAACCTGTAGATCTCAAAGACCCGAGCCATCCACCAGCTTCAACACTGATCTCACCCAAGCTGCATGTTCAAACTATGCCATCAGCCTAGTACAGGACCTGAGGCCAAATATGAAGCATCTGGAGTTTGAAGAAAACCAGGATGTCAGTCCTGCTGCCACAGACCACAACCCTGTTATCCCCAGCACAGTCTGTCTAACTGTGGAAGATCCTTATTTTGGTCTTGAGTCTCCACCAGCTAGTGACAATCACAGTGTTATGGACTCTACAATTCCTGAAACATGGTTGGAGAACCCTTGTTTCACAATACCTAGTTTAACGCTTAATAATCAGGTGTTAGAACTGCCAAAACATGACTGCAATGACAAAG GTGCAAATACACCTTCATCTGATGAAGACGCCCCTCCTCCTTTGCCAGAGCGAACCCCAGAGTCTTTTATACTGGCAGATGAAATGAACG ATATCAGTGAAAACACTGAGATGTTGACATTGGTTATCCCAACCAGCCCAGGCTCTGAGAACGTCAACAGAG ACAATCCACCCTCACCTGTACCCCCACTGCCTGAGAGAACTCCAGAGTCCTTTGAAATGGCCACTGATAAAG ATTTGGTACAAAATGTGACACAGGAAAAGCCACAGGATGTCGTAATGAGAGTTGGGAAATCTCTAGAATGGTCTGGGCAAACAAATGAAGCTCAAACAGACATGAAACGATCTTGGTCTAGGAGCAAG AGCTTGAAACTTAGAATGTCACTTCCTG TTGCAGCATCATCTACTCCACTCAGTCCTATTCCGATCACAAGTCACAGTCCTCCACCCCTACTGTACAAACAACCTCAGG AATCTCTACTAAACACCCCAACACCACATGAGCAGATATTCAACTCAGTTCCAGGGACAG AAAGCGTAACTCCACCACTTCCTGAAAGAACTCCAGAATCTTTTATTTTTCACACGGAGAAAG tggCTGACAACAGCGCCCCCTGTCAGCCCGCTGAGGCAGAGCAGCATAGACAGAGAGTGGGCACATCTTCTGAATGGTCAGGCAGCTCCCAGCCCAGATCATTCCTGGAACATTCTTGGAGCCGAAGCAAG AGCGTCAGAGCAAAAAGTTCAAAACAAG AGCCTCTATCTGTGGCTCCGCTGACTCTGCCGGTCTCTGTAACCATAGCAACTGGAGGCAGAG AGCACCAGACGACACCCAGCAGCCAGCCGGCAGCAACAGAGAACCAGTCAGACAAAGGGGGAGAGAAAACTTCACTGGTCAGCAAAGCCAGGACCAAG AGTATAAAGTTTTTGAAAGGAAAACAGAAGC CAAAAACGGCCCCGCCTCCGGTCCCGCCCCCTGTCCCACCTTCAGCTCAGTCTCCAGGCCCGCCTCAATCTGTTCCACCACCCTATGGTGGCGCTGTTGGATTCTTATTTT CTTTTGGATCTCGTTTTGGAAAGCCAAAAGGCCCAAGAAATAAGCCAGGAACATGGGTCTAG